In a single window of the Chaetodon trifascialis isolate fChaTrf1 chromosome 19, fChaTrf1.hap1, whole genome shotgun sequence genome:
- the LOC139348197 gene encoding echinoderm microtubule-associated protein-like 1 isoform X1 translates to MEGEPAYLTGARGGKRSERVCSREERKRRKTTGVVEEGPTGQQRHPDCSSASSVSHDDRSSAASGLDVADRLTYLEQRMQMQEDEIQLLKMALADVLKRLNISEEHQAAAGGRRPSGAKARPVSLALPSRPPMVTSSSASLKKSSTLPSSATARNYSPTPPRSGVKSPLGSVKDSPCKTAKARPTSAASTCRKPPEGSKSKEAAVSVGTRRVTHCKVTMQIYLSPLARKTGSSETAKSVATVPANSGPTATPQGKGGSKPQARKTTPSFTLNLQKTTTNQNTAAQDTSTYKSPIKSPSQYFQICY, encoded by the exons atggagggagagcCGGCCTATCTGACTGGAGCcagagggggaaagaggagcgagagagTGTGCTCgcgagaggagaggaagaggaggaagacgacgggcgtggtggaggagggcCCCACCGGCCAGCAGAGGCACCCTGACTGCTCTTCAGCGTCCAGTGTCTCCCACG ATGACCGCAGCTCGGCAGCCAGTGGACTGGACGTGGCTGACCGGCTGACTTATCTTGAGCAGAGGATGCAGATGCAGGAAGATGAAATCCAGCTGCTGAAAATGGCTCTGGCCGACGTCCTTAAGAGGCTCAACATTTCTGAGGAGCACCAAGCTGCAGCTGGTGGCAGGAGACCATCGGGTGCCAAAG ccAGGCCCGTGTCTCTCGCTCTGCCCTCCAGACCGCCCATGGTGACCTCCAGCTCGGCCTCCCTGAAGAAGAGCTCCACGCTGCCCTCCAGTGCCACAGCCAGGAACTACAGCCCAACACCTCCCCGCAG TGGTGTGAAGAGCCCACTAGGCAGCGTGAAGGACAGTCCATGTAAGACTGCTAAAGCACGACccacctctgcagcctccaCCTGTAGGAAACCTCCAGAGGG CAGCAAGTCCAAGGAGGCTGCAGTGAGTGTAG GGACAAGGCGTGTGACACACTGCAAAG TGACTATGCAGATCTATCTGAGCCCCCTCGCAAGAAAGACTGGGTCTTCTGAGACCGCCAAATCTGTGGCGACGGTGCCTGCCAACAGCGGGCCAACGGCCACACCGCAGGGGAAGGGGGGAAGCAAACCGCAGGCGAGGAAAACAACCCCGTCCTTCACCTTAAACCTGCAGAAAACCACCACAAACCAGAACACTGCAGCGCAGGACACATCCACCTACAAGAGCCCCATCAAATCGCCCAGCCAGTACTTTCAGATTTGTTACTGA
- the LOC139348197 gene encoding echinoderm microtubule-associated protein-like 1 isoform X2, which produces MEGEPAYLTGARGGKRSERVCSREERKRRKTTGVVEEGPTGQQRHPDCSSASSVSHDDRSSAASGLDVADRLTYLEQRMQMQEDEIQLLKMALADVLKRLNISEEHQAAAGGRRPSGAKARPVSLALPSRPPMVTSSSASLKKSSTLPSSATARNYSPTPPRSGVKSPLGSVKDSPCKTAKARPTSAASTCRKPPEGKSKEAAVSVGTRRVTHCKVTMQIYLSPLARKTGSSETAKSVATVPANSGPTATPQGKGGSKPQARKTTPSFTLNLQKTTTNQNTAAQDTSTYKSPIKSPSQYFQICY; this is translated from the exons atggagggagagcCGGCCTATCTGACTGGAGCcagagggggaaagaggagcgagagagTGTGCTCgcgagaggagaggaagaggaggaagacgacgggcgtggtggaggagggcCCCACCGGCCAGCAGAGGCACCCTGACTGCTCTTCAGCGTCCAGTGTCTCCCACG ATGACCGCAGCTCGGCAGCCAGTGGACTGGACGTGGCTGACCGGCTGACTTATCTTGAGCAGAGGATGCAGATGCAGGAAGATGAAATCCAGCTGCTGAAAATGGCTCTGGCCGACGTCCTTAAGAGGCTCAACATTTCTGAGGAGCACCAAGCTGCAGCTGGTGGCAGGAGACCATCGGGTGCCAAAG ccAGGCCCGTGTCTCTCGCTCTGCCCTCCAGACCGCCCATGGTGACCTCCAGCTCGGCCTCCCTGAAGAAGAGCTCCACGCTGCCCTCCAGTGCCACAGCCAGGAACTACAGCCCAACACCTCCCCGCAG TGGTGTGAAGAGCCCACTAGGCAGCGTGAAGGACAGTCCATGTAAGACTGCTAAAGCACGACccacctctgcagcctccaCCTGTAGGAAACCTCCAGAGGG CAAGTCCAAGGAGGCTGCAGTGAGTGTAG GGACAAGGCGTGTGACACACTGCAAAG TGACTATGCAGATCTATCTGAGCCCCCTCGCAAGAAAGACTGGGTCTTCTGAGACCGCCAAATCTGTGGCGACGGTGCCTGCCAACAGCGGGCCAACGGCCACACCGCAGGGGAAGGGGGGAAGCAAACCGCAGGCGAGGAAAACAACCCCGTCCTTCACCTTAAACCTGCAGAAAACCACCACAAACCAGAACACTGCAGCGCAGGACACATCCACCTACAAGAGCCCCATCAAATCGCCCAGCCAGTACTTTCAGATTTGTTACTGA